A single genomic interval of Rosistilla ulvae harbors:
- a CDS encoding DUF1549 domain-containing protein, which yields MTLCPQTITRIAVVLAALLPASWACAQSNLPSQTQLINKHIQQGWIDYELKPSPASPDGKWCRRVYLDIIGRIPTPAELDAFLQDKGADKDHRLVNMLLHDDRYTEEYARNWATVWTNILIGQTGGNERNSLTSRPGMSKYLRDSFARNKPYNDMVFELVTATGSTKPGTENFNGATNFLAMKVNEDQATLATSSTSRIFMGLQVQCTQCHNHPFNQWKQQKFWEFNSFFRQTRALRRYAEGTRDVSHAELVDEDFAGEAGDPSKAIVFYELRNGVTRTAGPVFMDGTEVDVSGYVSDVNRREALGKMMIESEFMDKMIVNRMWAHFMGYAFTKPVDDLGPHNVASHPMLLEELGAEFRKASFDLKQLIQWIALSEPYRLSSQTTRSNASDDPQQGEPPKFTHFYLRQMSAEQLYQSLVSTNKASARGSYESQEAERNRWLQQFVTAFGTDEGDESTSFNGSIPQALMMFNGDLVRNSTTTDSGSFLGDLARENMKPGDKVHRLFLAGMGRRASRDELTIANKLLAARKGDQAAMLQDMWWAILNSNEFIINH from the coding sequence ATGACTTTATGCCCACAAACGATTACGCGAATCGCAGTGGTCTTGGCCGCGCTGCTTCCAGCCAGTTGGGCCTGTGCGCAATCGAACTTGCCCAGCCAGACTCAACTGATCAACAAGCATATCCAACAGGGTTGGATCGATTACGAACTGAAGCCATCGCCGGCATCCCCCGATGGAAAGTGGTGCCGCCGCGTCTACTTGGACATCATCGGCCGGATTCCAACCCCCGCGGAATTGGACGCGTTCCTACAAGACAAAGGGGCCGACAAGGACCATCGCCTGGTCAACATGCTGTTGCATGACGATCGCTATACCGAAGAATATGCCCGCAACTGGGCGACGGTTTGGACCAACATCCTGATCGGTCAAACCGGCGGCAATGAACGGAATTCGCTGACCAGCCGACCGGGGATGAGCAAATACCTGCGAGATTCGTTCGCTCGCAACAAGCCCTACAACGACATGGTTTTCGAACTGGTCACAGCGACGGGCAGCACCAAACCGGGGACCGAAAACTTCAATGGTGCCACGAACTTTCTGGCGATGAAGGTCAACGAGGACCAAGCGACATTGGCCACGTCGTCGACCTCGCGAATTTTCATGGGACTGCAGGTGCAATGCACGCAGTGCCACAACCATCCATTCAACCAATGGAAGCAACAGAAATTCTGGGAGTTCAATTCGTTCTTCCGACAAACCCGCGCCTTGCGTCGTTATGCCGAAGGAACCCGCGACGTCTCGCATGCCGAATTGGTCGATGAAGATTTTGCAGGGGAAGCGGGTGATCCCTCCAAAGCGATCGTCTTCTACGAACTTCGCAATGGCGTCACCCGAACTGCCGGCCCAGTCTTCATGGACGGCACCGAAGTCGACGTCAGCGGGTATGTCAGCGATGTCAATCGCCGCGAAGCACTCGGCAAGATGATGATCGAGAGCGAGTTCATGGACAAGATGATCGTGAATCGCATGTGGGCTCACTTTATGGGATATGCGTTCACCAAACCTGTCGACGATTTGGGACCGCACAACGTCGCTTCGCATCCAATGCTGTTGGAAGAACTGGGGGCCGAATTCCGCAAAGCCAGCTTTGATCTAAAACAATTGATCCAGTGGATTGCGCTCAGCGAGCCGTATCGATTGAGCAGCCAGACCACCCGATCCAATGCATCGGACGATCCACAACAAGGCGAACCGCCGAAGTTCACCCACTTCTACCTTCGCCAAATGTCGGCCGAACAACTGTATCAATCGCTTGTCTCGACAAACAAGGCGAGCGCCCGAGGTTCCTATGAAAGCCAAGAGGCTGAACGCAACCGGTGGTTGCAACAATTCGTGACAGCGTTCGGAACCGACGAGGGAGATGAATCGACATCGTTTAACGGATCGATCCCTCAAGCCTTGATGATGTTCAACGGCGACCTGGTCCGAAACTCAACCACGACCGACAGCGGCAGCTTCCTTGGCGACCTGGCTCGCGAAAACATGAAGCCAGGCGACAAGGTCCACCGTCTATTCCTCGCCGGAATGGGACGACGGGCATCGCGCGATGAATTGACAATCGCCAATAAATTGCTGGCTGCCCGCAAGGGAGATCAAGCGGCGATGCTGCAAGATATGTGGTGGGCGATTCTGAACAGCAACGAATTCATCATCAACCACTGA
- a CDS encoding DUF1570 domain-containing protein produces the protein MNTTNLLRLVLMFAGVLCGGVVDAQTSTANRWPFEAQIGQFALHSDFNVAADPQIVAQLGSLQADLKKTLQIEIYPEPIHLILFEHQSNYQGYMQRYFPNVPFRRALFIKRRGPGMVFAYKSDQMHIDLRHETSHALLNASLPYVPLWLDEGLAEYFESPPTDAARQHIHQASTRRKAFWRQVPSIESLEAVGDLSAMGATEYQEAWSWVHFLLHESDQSRGVLIRFLQELQAHSPPGQLSRRVATELPDWKSRYLAHFQR, from the coding sequence TTGAATACAACCAACCTTCTCCGCCTGGTGCTAATGTTTGCCGGGGTGTTGTGCGGTGGTGTCGTCGATGCCCAGACGAGCACAGCGAATCGGTGGCCGTTCGAAGCGCAGATCGGCCAGTTTGCGCTCCATTCAGACTTCAACGTCGCCGCCGATCCGCAGATCGTCGCCCAACTGGGATCGTTGCAAGCGGATCTAAAGAAGACGCTGCAGATCGAGATCTACCCCGAACCGATCCACTTGATCCTGTTCGAACATCAATCGAACTACCAAGGGTACATGCAGCGCTACTTCCCCAACGTCCCATTTCGTCGAGCGCTCTTTATCAAGCGACGCGGGCCCGGCATGGTCTTCGCGTACAAGAGCGATCAGATGCACATCGACCTGCGGCACGAGACCTCCCATGCGCTGCTGAACGCTTCGCTCCCCTACGTCCCGCTGTGGCTCGACGAAGGTCTAGCGGAATACTTCGAAAGCCCCCCGACAGACGCTGCGCGACAGCACATCCACCAAGCGAGCACGCGGCGGAAGGCTTTTTGGCGACAGGTCCCCTCGATCGAATCGCTCGAAGCTGTCGGCGATCTCTCCGCAATGGGGGCGACCGAATATCAAGAAGCGTGGTCCTGGGTCCACTTTCTACTGCACGAGAGCGACCAATCGCGGGGCGTGCTGATTCGTTTTTTACAAGAATTGCAAGCCCATTCCCCTCCGGGGCAACTGAGCCGCCGCGTCGCAACAGAGCTACCGGACTGGAAATCTCGCTATCTAGCTCATTTCCAACGTTAA
- a CDS encoding tyrosine-protein phosphatase yields MDEELAFIDIHCHLLPGIDDGARDWDESLAMARIAVQDGIRCSVLTPHQLGQYSLTTGDEIRRLTAEFQTRLQEQEIPLVVRPGADVRIDLDMIERLASGDCVSLSDRSKHVLLELPHELYFPLEPVLANLKKLGMVGILSHPERNEGILKRPELIPPLVQAGCLMQITADSLTGVFGSAPKKLSEWLLQNGLTHFIASDAHGTRRRKPLMRRSFDRASELVGEAYATAICCHNPLAVVNGKTVAKLPPIKRRGWMDRILKRQAA; encoded by the coding sequence ATGGACGAGGAACTCGCTTTTATTGATATTCACTGCCATTTGCTGCCGGGTATCGACGATGGCGCGAGGGACTGGGACGAATCGCTCGCGATGGCAAGGATTGCTGTCCAGGATGGCATTCGTTGCTCCGTTTTGACTCCGCATCAACTGGGACAATATTCGCTGACAACCGGCGATGAGATCCGACGGTTGACCGCCGAATTCCAAACCCGCCTGCAAGAGCAAGAGATCCCGCTGGTCGTGCGCCCCGGTGCCGACGTGAGGATCGATTTGGATATGATCGAACGCTTGGCTAGCGGCGACTGCGTCTCGCTGTCCGACCGCAGCAAACACGTGCTGTTGGAACTACCACACGAACTCTACTTTCCGTTGGAACCCGTACTGGCCAACTTAAAGAAGCTGGGAATGGTCGGGATCCTTTCGCACCCCGAGCGGAACGAAGGGATCTTAAAACGCCCCGAACTGATTCCACCGCTGGTTCAGGCAGGTTGCCTGATGCAGATCACCGCCGACAGCCTGACGGGTGTCTTCGGTAGCGCACCGAAGAAGTTGAGCGAATGGTTGCTGCAAAATGGGTTAACCCATTTCATCGCTTCGGACGCTCACGGCACGCGGCGACGCAAGCCATTGATGCGGCGCAGTTTCGACCGCGCCAGCGAACTGGTTGGCGAAGCGTATGCCACCGCGATCTGTTGCCACAATCCGCTGGCGGTCGTCAACGGGAAGACCGTCGCCAAACTGCCGCCGATCAAACGCCGCGGCTGGATGGACCGGATCCTGAAACGACAGGCCGCTTAA
- a CDS encoding c-type heme family protein, with product MKYRVTAFGVFFAIGCSLVTLRAEQPEADPASKRVAVASSLVEARSRATLLHETIHGTLQVVHRDLFDEDDAHTIPSASLEDVFHAMADSFQVEMKWLVVNTDVVNVDHRPEDEFEHAAVKALAAGKPYFDRVQKDRYRFAGSIRLASQCLKCHVKHRTSTHDRTAGLLISMPLKLDAAATQE from the coding sequence ATGAAATACAGAGTCACCGCGTTTGGAGTCTTCTTCGCCATCGGATGCTCGCTGGTAACGCTTCGCGCCGAACAGCCGGAGGCCGATCCGGCTTCCAAGCGAGTTGCCGTGGCGAGTTCCTTAGTGGAAGCTCGCAGCCGGGCGACGCTGTTGCACGAAACAATTCATGGCACGCTGCAGGTCGTCCATCGCGATCTGTTCGACGAGGACGATGCCCACACGATTCCGTCGGCATCGTTGGAGGACGTCTTCCACGCGATGGCCGACAGCTTTCAGGTCGAGATGAAATGGTTGGTCGTGAATACCGATGTTGTGAACGTCGACCATCGCCCCGAAGATGAATTCGAACACGCGGCGGTCAAAGCGTTGGCGGCGGGGAAACCCTATTTCGATCGCGTGCAGAAAGATCGGTATCGCTTTGCGGGCTCGATCCGCTTAGCCTCACAGTGTTTAAAATGTCATGTCAAACATCGCACCAGCACTCACGATCGGACAGCCGGTCTGTTGATTTCGATGCCGCTGAAGTTGGACGCTGCGGCAACGCAGGAGTGA
- a CDS encoding DinB family protein — MALNPLIEEYAAGGAVLRRAVAGFSEAQFDAVPIPGKWSTRQVLCHIADFELVYADRMKRVIAEDEPTFFGGDPDLFAAGLAYDQRDAEEELQLVEAVRAQVTRILRTLDDADFQRIGNHHEDGPLTLAALLEKIAGHLQHHVRFIEEKRVVLEGMQR; from the coding sequence ATGGCGTTGAATCCGTTGATCGAAGAATACGCTGCCGGCGGTGCGGTGTTGCGAAGGGCTGTCGCTGGTTTTTCGGAGGCGCAGTTCGATGCGGTGCCGATACCGGGCAAATGGTCGACGCGGCAGGTGCTCTGCCATATCGCCGACTTTGAATTGGTCTACGCCGACCGGATGAAGCGAGTGATCGCCGAGGACGAGCCAACGTTTTTCGGCGGCGATCCCGACCTGTTTGCCGCGGGGCTGGCTTATGACCAGCGCGACGCCGAAGAGGAGTTGCAGTTGGTCGAAGCGGTCCGTGCTCAAGTGACGCGAATCTTGCGAACGCTGGATGACGCCGATTTCCAACGTATCGGGAACCATCATGAAGACGGCCCGCTGACGCTCGCGGCGCTGTTGGAAAAGATCGCGGGGCATCTGCAGCATCACGTCCGCTTTATCGAAGAAAAGCGAGTTGTCCTCGAGGGGATGCAGCGATGA
- a CDS encoding MOSC domain-containing protein: MNGSRQAELLSVQVGLPRTITADKEWTTGFWKEPIREPLWLGTTNLQGDGQADLVNHGGPHKAVCVYSAAHFPVWRETLGIDDLGAGAFGENFTVADLTEADVCIGDVWSVGDAVVQVSQPRQPCWKLAKRWAIKDLAYQVQQTGRTGWYFRVLEEGLVGPGMRLRLQQRQWDDWTVAAANRVMHHDKQDLEAAAELAAVPTLSPNWQATLNKRIAKQPKVDESLRLDGPGG, translated from the coding sequence ATGAACGGTTCGCGGCAAGCCGAATTGTTGTCGGTGCAAGTGGGGCTGCCGCGGACGATCACGGCCGATAAGGAATGGACGACGGGGTTCTGGAAAGAACCGATCCGTGAGCCGTTGTGGCTGGGGACGACCAATCTGCAAGGAGATGGTCAAGCCGATCTCGTTAATCATGGCGGGCCTCACAAAGCGGTCTGCGTCTATTCCGCCGCCCATTTTCCGGTCTGGCGGGAAACGCTTGGGATCGACGACTTGGGGGCCGGCGCGTTTGGTGAGAACTTTACCGTCGCCGATCTGACCGAAGCCGATGTTTGTATCGGCGACGTCTGGTCGGTTGGCGATGCCGTGGTTCAAGTCTCTCAGCCGCGGCAGCCGTGCTGGAAATTGGCAAAGCGTTGGGCTATCAAAGACCTCGCATATCAAGTGCAACAGACGGGGCGAACCGGTTGGTATTTTCGTGTGCTCGAAGAGGGATTGGTCGGGCCGGGGATGCGGTTGCGACTGCAGCAACGGCAGTGGGACGATTGGACGGTCGCTGCCGCCAATCGCGTGATGCATCACGACAAGCAGGATCTCGAGGCGGCGGCGGAGTTGGCCGCGGTGCCAACGCTTTCGCCCAACTGGCAAGCGACGCTGAACAAGCGGATCGCCAAACAGCCGAAGGTCGACGAGAGCTTGCGGCTCGATGGACCCGGCGGTTGA